From Pseudomonas hormoni:
GAAGACGTGCTGGTGGACCGCCAATACAGCCACGGCGTCGCCCTGACGCTGCGCGCCTATTGGGCGGCGGATGAAAACAACCGCGACAAGATTGCCGAAGCCGCGACCCTGATCCGGGTGGTGGGCACGGGTGTGCCGGAAGGCGAGCAACACTGGCCTTACAGCGAGATCTATCAGCGGCAGATGCAGGCAGAACTGGGCGCCGACACCGAGGTGCGATTGCGTATGCACTCACCGCCGGCGCTGTGGGTTCGGGCGCCGAGCCTGGGCGATGGCTGGCTGAAAGTGCCGCTGTACCCGCATCCTTTGCGTGGTCAGAAAATCTGGAACGTGCTCGGCTGGTTCCTTGCCATCGGCTTGCTGTCCACCGCCTCGGCGTGGATCTTCGTCAGTCAGCTCAATCAACCTTTGAAACGCTTGGTCTATGCCGCGAGGCAGCTTGGCCAGGGACGCAGCGTGCGCCTGCCGATCAGCGACACACCGAGCGAGATGACCGAGGTGTATCGCGCGTTCAACCAGATGGCTGAAGACGTCGAACAGGCTGGCCGCGAGCGCGAGCTGATGCTGGCCGGGGTGTCCCATGACTTGCGTACGCCACTGACGCGATTGCGGCTGTCACTGGAACTGATGGGCGACCACAGCGACCTGACGGACGACATGGTCCGCGACATCGAAGACATGGACGCGATTCTCGATCAGTTCCTCGCGTTCATTCGCGATGGCCGCGATGAATCGGTAGAAGAGGTGGACTTGACTGATCTGGTCCGCGAAGTTGCCGCGCCGTACAACCAGAATGAAGAAAAAGTACGCCTGCGACTGGAGCCGATTCAGCCGTTTCCGTTGCGTCGGGTGTCGATGAAGCGGCTATTGAACAATTTGATCGGCAATGCGCTGCATCACGCCGGCAGCGGTGTTGAAGTGGCGGCTTATGTGTCCGG
This genomic window contains:
- a CDS encoding ATP-binding protein, producing the protein MKTPVWFPQSFFSRTLWLVLIVVLFSKALTLVYLLMNEDVLVDRQYSHGVALTLRAYWAADENNRDKIAEAATLIRVVGTGVPEGEQHWPYSEIYQRQMQAELGADTEVRLRMHSPPALWVRAPSLGDGWLKVPLYPHPLRGQKIWNVLGWFLAIGLLSTASAWIFVSQLNQPLKRLVYAARQLGQGRSVRLPISDTPSEMTEVYRAFNQMAEDVEQAGRERELMLAGVSHDLRTPLTRLRLSLELMGDHSDLTDDMVRDIEDMDAILDQFLAFIRDGRDESVEEVDLTDLVREVAAPYNQNEEKVRLRLEPIQPFPLRRVSMKRLLNNLIGNALHHAGSGVEVAAYVSGDVSAPYVVLSVMDRGAGIDPSELEAIFNPFTRGDRARGGKGTGLGLAIVKRIASMHGGNVELRNRSGGGLEARVRLPLGLMLPRDAV